A genomic segment from Daphnia carinata strain CSIRO-1 chromosome 1, CSIRO_AGI_Dcar_HiC_V3, whole genome shotgun sequence encodes:
- the LOC130690999 gene encoding integrin alpha-PS2-like isoform X2, protein MKEQTEMTVTSFALLFLALSSVLAFNVDIPSALTHRGPAGSYFGFSVDLHKDRGVNWLLVGAPTAQTEQPGVSRGGSVFRCSTEIPDQCQPIPFDVTGNNNGSGQQIDQKSDQWFGATVRSSGPNGPVLACAPRYVWFSNSYKRREPVGTCFVARESFREFSEYSPCRTSSWGYHRQGSCQAGLGATISPDGLRVFIGAVGSWYWQGQLFSQGLFSRLDVLSTTEGSAAEDDSYLGYSSAVGDLDDDGRTDVAVGMPRGANLTGKVVLLSSNLTNIANITGQQLGAYFGYCVAVTDVNNDGLQDVIVGAPLYSNYANTEGKYEMGRVHVYYQATRLRHSFRRSDVLDGGEVSKARFGLAVSSLGDINLDGFNDIAVGAPYDGPEERGAVYIYHGSSKGIRTKATQVVYAEEVSSELSTFGFSLAGGMDLDGNEYPDILAGAYNSDRVIFLRSRPVVYLNTVDISYDVESKQIDLENKNCSLLEGTAVACVPLTLCFEFSGRGVNNREEVMVQLILDSKSPKNPRLHFLSEENKSSLNETYQLVKGQRACRTYMVYVRPLIRDKLTPIESEVRYSLREVSADSRRTGGQRTRRSLPPVLGAEAPSKTDVIVIQKNCGPDNICIPDMQVTYKGNMDKYILGSDKKLEIEVTVLNAAEDAFEAAVYLTLPDEVKFVRVDRVEEGAPPVLCSSPSDESGQPVLRCEIGNPLAAFRTSVFTIVLQPSARLARENAAAAIAVGQKAKSSLEFILEVNSTNPEDPSQLFDNRAEISLPIRVETDLSIRGISDPEVVRFNLSAFASSSVQVKSHENQVGPQVIHIYELGNRGPSDILKANVYILWPTKTLSGKDLLYLVDRPFVDGPASCQLMEQFNPLALKLESERLSSSSSASGSGSQRSSSSSSSSSSYSSSSSSSSSSGSGSGISKSSKTTYSSSSSGSGAGANVISSSSSSTTSVDGKPKTSSTSSSWNRTSTVTRYGPDGSVVSTISTHNSGAGAPVQVIPGQIFDEEEDYDYDEELDQESTQGRRRRQVPMNWQHSNIKKNRVRNRRQNQPKELERELNCGATQCTVIKCSAGPITSNNHVVFKLRARIWAQTISEIDWEDLVISSKMVVDINELPYGIDPDYLPLRSATVTTTLDQLDREREARAIPWWIIVLAAVAGVLLLLLLIFVLWKMGFFKRSRPDKDECEQEPLKSENGHLQRDEAL, encoded by the exons GTTGTTGGTTGGAGCTCCAACTGCACAGACGGAACAGCCGGGCGTCTCACGTGGTGGATCCGTTTTCCGTTGCAGTACTGAAATTCCAGACCAATGTCAACCCATTCCGTTTGACGTTACAG GCAACAATAATGGATCGGGTCAACAAATTGATCAAAAATCAGATCAGTGGTTTGGTGCAACTGTTCGAAGTTCGGGACCTAATGGTCCAGTTTTG GCGTGCGCCCCTCGTTACGTCTGGTTTTCAAACAGCTACAAGCGTCGCGAACCAGTCGGTACCTGCTTCGTCGCCCGTGAATCGTTCCGCGAATTCTCCGAATATTCGCCATGCAGAACCT CTTCTTGGGGTTATCATCGTCAAGGGTCGTGTCAAGCCGGTCTCGGAGCCACCATTTCACCG GACGGCCTTCGTGTGTTCATCGGCGCCGTCGGCAGCTGGTACTGGCAGG GTCAACTGTTTTCTCAAGGCCTTTTTTCGCGACTGGACGTTCTATCAACGACAGAGGGATCAGCAGCGGAAGATGACAGTTACCTTGGCTATTCTTCAGCTGTTGGAGATTTAGATGACGATGGTCGAACAGACGTCGCTGTCGGTATGCCCCGCGGTGCTAATTTAACTGGAAAG GTCGTCTTGTTGTCTTCGAATTTGACCAATATCGCCAATATTACGGGCCAACAACTAGGCGCTTATTTTGGCTATTGCGTGGCCGTGACGGATGTCAACAACGACGGACTTCAGGACGTCATTGTCGGTGCTCCTCTGTACTCGAATTATGCCAACACTGAAGGCAAATACGAAATGGGACGAGTACACGTTTATTATCAGGCCACCCGATTGCGACACTCGTTCCGGCGTAGCGACGTCCTCGACGGTGGTGAAGTGTCCAAAGCCAGATTCGGATTGGCCGTTTCCTCTTTGGGCGACATCAATTTGGATGGATTCAACGACATTGCCGTCGGAGCGCCTTATGACGGACCTGAGGAAAGAGGTGCAGTCTACATTTATCACGGATCAAGTAAAGGCATCCGTACGAAGGCCACTCAAGTGGTGTACGCTGAAGAAGTTTCGTCCGAACTGAGCACATTCGGCTTCTCACTGGCCGGCGGGATGGATTTGGATGGAAACGAATATCCCGATATCCTGGCCGGTGCATACAATTCTGATCGCGTTATTTTTCTACGTTCACGTCCAGTCGTCTACCTCAACACAGTCGATATCAGCTACGATGTCGAGTCGAAGCAAATTGATTTAGAGAATAAGAATTGCTCGCTTTTGGAGGGAACTGCCGTCGCTTGCGTCCCGTTGACGCTTTGCTTTGAATTTAGCGGCCGAGGAGTTAATAATCGAGAAGAAGTGATGGTCCAGCTCATTCTTGATTCTAAATCGCCCAAGAATCCTCGCTTACATTTCCTTTCAGAAGAGAACAAATCATCTTTGAATGAGACCTATCAGCTGGTTAAAGGCCAGAGGGCGTGTCGTACCTACATGGTGTACGTCCGGCCCTTAATCCGGGACAAACTGACTCCCATCGAGTCTGAGGTTCGTTATAGTCTGCGAGAAGTGTCTGCCGATTCGAGGAGAACTGGAGGTCAACGAACGAGACGTTCGTTGCCGCCCGTCTTGGGTGCGGAAGCGCCGTCCAAAACGGACGTGATCGTCATTCAAAAGAATTGCGGTCCCGACAATATTTGCATACCAGACATGCAAGTCACGTACAAGGGGAACATGGACAAATACATTTTGGGCTCTGACAAGAAATTGGAAATCGAAGTGACTGTGTTGAACGCTGCCGAAGACGCTTTTGAAGCTGCCGTCTACCTGACGTTGCCAGATGAGGTGAAATTTGTTCGAGTTGATCGAGTGGAGGAAGGTGCCCCTCCTGTTTTGTGCTCATCGCCGTCGGATGAATCGGGCCAGCCTGTCTTGCGATGTGAAATTGGCAATCCGCTGGCGGCATTCCGCACGTCCGTCTTTACAATTGTCCTTCAACCAAGCGCCCGATTGGCTCGTGAAAACGCGGCTGCTGCCATCGCTGTTGGCCAGAAAGCCAAATCATCCCTGGAATTCATCCTGGAGGTGAACAGCACCAATCCGGAAGATCCCAGTCAGCTGTTTGATAATCGAGCTGAAATTTCGTTGCCTATCCGAGTCGAAACGGACCTATCCATCAGAgg GATTTCCGATCCGGAAGTGGTTCGATTTAATTTATCGGCCTTTGCGAGCTCTTCAGTTCAGGTAAAGAGTCACGAGAATCAAGTCGGTCCGCAAGTGATTCACATTTACGAGCTGGGCAACCGAGGACCGTCGGACATCCTTAAGGCGAACGTCTACATCCTGTGGCCCACAAAAACGCTATCGGGCAAAGATTTGCTCTACCTGGTCGACAGGCCATTTGTCGATGGACCTGCCAGTTGTCAATTGATGGAACAGTTTAATCCATTGGCCCTTAAACTGGAAAGCGAGAGATTGAGCAGTTCATCCAGCGCGAGTGGCTCTGGTAGCCAAAGAAGCTCTTCGTCCAGTAGCAGCTCATCTTCTTATTCTTCTAGTAGTTCATCTAGTAGTTCATCTGGATCTGGAAGTGGCATTAGTAAATCAAGCAAAACGACGTATTCTTCCAGCAGCAGCGGCTCTGGTGCTGGCGCTAATGttatttcttcatcttcgtcatcaACGACATCTGTTGACGGAAAACCGAAAACAAGTTCGACTTCTTCATCGTGGAATAGGACGTCAACTGTGACCCGTTATGGTCCCGATGGGTCTGTTGTATCCACCATTAGCACTCACAATAGTGGCGCTGGTGCTCCTGTACAAGTTATTCCTGGACAAATTTTTGACGAAGAAGAGGATTACGATTACGATGAAGAATTGGATCAAGAATCTACTCAGGGAAGGAGGAGACGCCAAGTGCCGATGAATTGGCAACACagcaacattaagaaaaaccGCGTTCGCAACCGACGACAAAACCAACCCAAGGAATTAGAAAGAGAATTGAACTGCGGAGCGACTCAGTGTACCGTCATTAAATGCTCAGCTGGTCCCATTACCAGCAACAACCACGTTGTGTTCAAATTGCGCGCCAGAATATGGGCGCAAACCATCTCCGAG ATTGACTGGGAAGATTTAGTTATTTCGTCGAAAATGGTGGTGGATATCAACGAACTGCCGTACGGCATCGATCCCGATTACCTTCCCCTGCGCTCAGCCACTGTGACTACTACCCTCGATCAGCTGGATCGGGAACGAGAGGCCAGAGCCATCCCGTGGTGGATTATTGTACTGGCTGCAGTGGCCGGAGTTTTGCTCCTCCTGCTTCTCATCTTTGTTCTTTGGAAG ATGGGCTTCTTTAAGCGGAGTCGACCGGATAAAGATGAATGCGAGCAGGAGCCACTCAAATCGGAGAACGGACATTTACAGAGGGACGAAGCTCTTTAA
- the LOC130690999 gene encoding integrin alpha-PS2-like isoform X1 — protein sequence MKEQTEMTVTSFALLFLALSSVLAFNVDIPSALTHRGPAGSYFGFSVDLHKDRGVNWLLVGAPTAQTEQPGVSRGGSVFRCSTEIPDQCQPIPFDVTGNNNGSGQQIDQKSDQWFGATVRSSGPNGPVLACAPRYVWFSNSYKRREPVGTCFVARESFREFSEYSPCRTSSWGYHRQGSCQAGLGATISPDGLRVFIGAVGSWYWQGQLYSINTTNPAVRSPVFRTFVTGQLFSQGLFSRLDVLSTTEGSAAEDDSYLGYSSAVGDLDDDGRTDVAVGMPRGANLTGKVVLLSSNLTNIANITGQQLGAYFGYCVAVTDVNNDGLQDVIVGAPLYSNYANTEGKYEMGRVHVYYQATRLRHSFRRSDVLDGGEVSKARFGLAVSSLGDINLDGFNDIAVGAPYDGPEERGAVYIYHGSSKGIRTKATQVVYAEEVSSELSTFGFSLAGGMDLDGNEYPDILAGAYNSDRVIFLRSRPVVYLNTVDISYDVESKQIDLENKNCSLLEGTAVACVPLTLCFEFSGRGVNNREEVMVQLILDSKSPKNPRLHFLSEENKSSLNETYQLVKGQRACRTYMVYVRPLIRDKLTPIESEVRYSLREVSADSRRTGGQRTRRSLPPVLGAEAPSKTDVIVIQKNCGPDNICIPDMQVTYKGNMDKYILGSDKKLEIEVTVLNAAEDAFEAAVYLTLPDEVKFVRVDRVEEGAPPVLCSSPSDESGQPVLRCEIGNPLAAFRTSVFTIVLQPSARLARENAAAAIAVGQKAKSSLEFILEVNSTNPEDPSQLFDNRAEISLPIRVETDLSIRGISDPEVVRFNLSAFASSSVQVKSHENQVGPQVIHIYELGNRGPSDILKANVYILWPTKTLSGKDLLYLVDRPFVDGPASCQLMEQFNPLALKLESERLSSSSSASGSGSQRSSSSSSSSSSYSSSSSSSSSSGSGSGISKSSKTTYSSSSSGSGAGANVISSSSSSTTSVDGKPKTSSTSSSWNRTSTVTRYGPDGSVVSTISTHNSGAGAPVQVIPGQIFDEEEDYDYDEELDQESTQGRRRRQVPMNWQHSNIKKNRVRNRRQNQPKELERELNCGATQCTVIKCSAGPITSNNHVVFKLRARIWAQTISEIDWEDLVISSKMVVDINELPYGIDPDYLPLRSATVTTTLDQLDREREARAIPWWIIVLAAVAGVLLLLLLIFVLWKMGFFKRSRPDKDECEQEPLKSENGHLQRDEAL from the exons GTTGTTGGTTGGAGCTCCAACTGCACAGACGGAACAGCCGGGCGTCTCACGTGGTGGATCCGTTTTCCGTTGCAGTACTGAAATTCCAGACCAATGTCAACCCATTCCGTTTGACGTTACAG GCAACAATAATGGATCGGGTCAACAAATTGATCAAAAATCAGATCAGTGGTTTGGTGCAACTGTTCGAAGTTCGGGACCTAATGGTCCAGTTTTG GCGTGCGCCCCTCGTTACGTCTGGTTTTCAAACAGCTACAAGCGTCGCGAACCAGTCGGTACCTGCTTCGTCGCCCGTGAATCGTTCCGCGAATTCTCCGAATATTCGCCATGCAGAACCT CTTCTTGGGGTTATCATCGTCAAGGGTCGTGTCAAGCCGGTCTCGGAGCCACCATTTCACCG GACGGCCTTCGTGTGTTCATCGGCGCCGTCGGCAGCTGGTACTGGCAGG GTCAGCTGTACTCGATCAATACCACAAATCCGGCCGTCAGATCACCTGTCTTTCGTACATTTGTCACAG GTCAACTGTTTTCTCAAGGCCTTTTTTCGCGACTGGACGTTCTATCAACGACAGAGGGATCAGCAGCGGAAGATGACAGTTACCTTGGCTATTCTTCAGCTGTTGGAGATTTAGATGACGATGGTCGAACAGACGTCGCTGTCGGTATGCCCCGCGGTGCTAATTTAACTGGAAAG GTCGTCTTGTTGTCTTCGAATTTGACCAATATCGCCAATATTACGGGCCAACAACTAGGCGCTTATTTTGGCTATTGCGTGGCCGTGACGGATGTCAACAACGACGGACTTCAGGACGTCATTGTCGGTGCTCCTCTGTACTCGAATTATGCCAACACTGAAGGCAAATACGAAATGGGACGAGTACACGTTTATTATCAGGCCACCCGATTGCGACACTCGTTCCGGCGTAGCGACGTCCTCGACGGTGGTGAAGTGTCCAAAGCCAGATTCGGATTGGCCGTTTCCTCTTTGGGCGACATCAATTTGGATGGATTCAACGACATTGCCGTCGGAGCGCCTTATGACGGACCTGAGGAAAGAGGTGCAGTCTACATTTATCACGGATCAAGTAAAGGCATCCGTACGAAGGCCACTCAAGTGGTGTACGCTGAAGAAGTTTCGTCCGAACTGAGCACATTCGGCTTCTCACTGGCCGGCGGGATGGATTTGGATGGAAACGAATATCCCGATATCCTGGCCGGTGCATACAATTCTGATCGCGTTATTTTTCTACGTTCACGTCCAGTCGTCTACCTCAACACAGTCGATATCAGCTACGATGTCGAGTCGAAGCAAATTGATTTAGAGAATAAGAATTGCTCGCTTTTGGAGGGAACTGCCGTCGCTTGCGTCCCGTTGACGCTTTGCTTTGAATTTAGCGGCCGAGGAGTTAATAATCGAGAAGAAGTGATGGTCCAGCTCATTCTTGATTCTAAATCGCCCAAGAATCCTCGCTTACATTTCCTTTCAGAAGAGAACAAATCATCTTTGAATGAGACCTATCAGCTGGTTAAAGGCCAGAGGGCGTGTCGTACCTACATGGTGTACGTCCGGCCCTTAATCCGGGACAAACTGACTCCCATCGAGTCTGAGGTTCGTTATAGTCTGCGAGAAGTGTCTGCCGATTCGAGGAGAACTGGAGGTCAACGAACGAGACGTTCGTTGCCGCCCGTCTTGGGTGCGGAAGCGCCGTCCAAAACGGACGTGATCGTCATTCAAAAGAATTGCGGTCCCGACAATATTTGCATACCAGACATGCAAGTCACGTACAAGGGGAACATGGACAAATACATTTTGGGCTCTGACAAGAAATTGGAAATCGAAGTGACTGTGTTGAACGCTGCCGAAGACGCTTTTGAAGCTGCCGTCTACCTGACGTTGCCAGATGAGGTGAAATTTGTTCGAGTTGATCGAGTGGAGGAAGGTGCCCCTCCTGTTTTGTGCTCATCGCCGTCGGATGAATCGGGCCAGCCTGTCTTGCGATGTGAAATTGGCAATCCGCTGGCGGCATTCCGCACGTCCGTCTTTACAATTGTCCTTCAACCAAGCGCCCGATTGGCTCGTGAAAACGCGGCTGCTGCCATCGCTGTTGGCCAGAAAGCCAAATCATCCCTGGAATTCATCCTGGAGGTGAACAGCACCAATCCGGAAGATCCCAGTCAGCTGTTTGATAATCGAGCTGAAATTTCGTTGCCTATCCGAGTCGAAACGGACCTATCCATCAGAgg GATTTCCGATCCGGAAGTGGTTCGATTTAATTTATCGGCCTTTGCGAGCTCTTCAGTTCAGGTAAAGAGTCACGAGAATCAAGTCGGTCCGCAAGTGATTCACATTTACGAGCTGGGCAACCGAGGACCGTCGGACATCCTTAAGGCGAACGTCTACATCCTGTGGCCCACAAAAACGCTATCGGGCAAAGATTTGCTCTACCTGGTCGACAGGCCATTTGTCGATGGACCTGCCAGTTGTCAATTGATGGAACAGTTTAATCCATTGGCCCTTAAACTGGAAAGCGAGAGATTGAGCAGTTCATCCAGCGCGAGTGGCTCTGGTAGCCAAAGAAGCTCTTCGTCCAGTAGCAGCTCATCTTCTTATTCTTCTAGTAGTTCATCTAGTAGTTCATCTGGATCTGGAAGTGGCATTAGTAAATCAAGCAAAACGACGTATTCTTCCAGCAGCAGCGGCTCTGGTGCTGGCGCTAATGttatttcttcatcttcgtcatcaACGACATCTGTTGACGGAAAACCGAAAACAAGTTCGACTTCTTCATCGTGGAATAGGACGTCAACTGTGACCCGTTATGGTCCCGATGGGTCTGTTGTATCCACCATTAGCACTCACAATAGTGGCGCTGGTGCTCCTGTACAAGTTATTCCTGGACAAATTTTTGACGAAGAAGAGGATTACGATTACGATGAAGAATTGGATCAAGAATCTACTCAGGGAAGGAGGAGACGCCAAGTGCCGATGAATTGGCAACACagcaacattaagaaaaaccGCGTTCGCAACCGACGACAAAACCAACCCAAGGAATTAGAAAGAGAATTGAACTGCGGAGCGACTCAGTGTACCGTCATTAAATGCTCAGCTGGTCCCATTACCAGCAACAACCACGTTGTGTTCAAATTGCGCGCCAGAATATGGGCGCAAACCATCTCCGAG ATTGACTGGGAAGATTTAGTTATTTCGTCGAAAATGGTGGTGGATATCAACGAACTGCCGTACGGCATCGATCCCGATTACCTTCCCCTGCGCTCAGCCACTGTGACTACTACCCTCGATCAGCTGGATCGGGAACGAGAGGCCAGAGCCATCCCGTGGTGGATTATTGTACTGGCTGCAGTGGCCGGAGTTTTGCTCCTCCTGCTTCTCATCTTTGTTCTTTGGAAG ATGGGCTTCTTTAAGCGGAGTCGACCGGATAAAGATGAATGCGAGCAGGAGCCACTCAAATCGGAGAACGGACATTTACAGAGGGACGAAGCTCTTTAA